A DNA window from Motilibacter rhizosphaerae contains the following coding sequences:
- a CDS encoding LbetaH domain-containing protein, with protein sequence MITSKHELELYLAEDLRANGIHGSWNWRHAVSPTSQARILRWQRSLRRLEYLTTQPPTPLQRIRLAVLWRLHLRQAAVLGFTIPLGTFGPGLSIAHYGTITVNTRARIGANCRIHPSTTIGATHEGVPTIGDDAYIGPGARITGDVRLGDRVTVAGNAVVTKSFEESGVIIGGVPAKVLRSGVAYEWRH encoded by the coding sequence ATGATCACGAGCAAGCACGAGCTCGAGCTCTACCTGGCTGAGGACCTCCGCGCAAACGGGATCCACGGCTCGTGGAACTGGCGGCACGCCGTGAGTCCTACGAGCCAGGCACGGATCCTGCGGTGGCAGCGGTCCCTGCGTCGGCTCGAGTACCTGACGACGCAGCCCCCCACGCCTCTCCAGCGCATCAGGCTCGCCGTCCTGTGGCGGCTCCACCTGCGCCAGGCCGCCGTCCTCGGGTTCACCATCCCCTTGGGGACGTTCGGGCCCGGACTCTCGATCGCCCACTACGGGACCATCACCGTCAACACTCGCGCTCGCATCGGCGCCAACTGCCGGATCCACCCCTCCACGACGATCGGGGCGACGCACGAGGGAGTACCCACCATCGGGGACGACGCCTACATAGGCCCCGGAGCCCGCATCACGGGTGACGTGCGACTGGGCGACCGCGTCACGGTGGCGGGGAACGCGGTCGTGACCAAGAGCTTCGAGGAGAGCGGGGTGATCATCGGCGGGGTGCCCGCCAAGGTCCTGCGCAGCGGCGTGGCCTACGAGTGGCGCCACTGA
- a CDS encoding O-antigen ligase family protein, protein MSAVNTFRLEGPSVGTRSRSPFLVAVLCAVVAVAASTGIVASHLFSQQSTLKYALTVAGPVAGLALAAVQRRSLLLVFLLTVMAPFSVEATFSGVSVTPLFLLLVPAAVAVYLRSSADHAGPRSTLRSVGWVALAAASTSLLRTSHPTRTLTLLCVTVVVPLVVSHVVVREEQGRTRVAQALVCAASLQAVLALYEVATQHRLNLYGGQQSTDYFFAYEDTFRPAAAMPDPISLGNLLALSLPIVLVLGLSAKRAVERAACAVVGVVLVTALAFTLSRMSWIGATVGIVLALAVMPRRTALRGAGSVAGLGLLAIAAALSLGGPTIRDRFASILRPTGAKVSTQQGDLDRLRIWHAAKQAFWEHQWTGLGFGNIDKWIVARVPGQTLGTHAHDAYLNVAAEAGVVGLAALVLVLLAAWTDIFSGAASDRLFAAGTAGALGAVMVGWATDYTVRLPAVMAVLAVLFGLISGTARLRAGAAVQRSEAAGPGTSRS, encoded by the coding sequence GTGAGCGCTGTCAACACGTTCCGTCTCGAGGGCCCCTCGGTGGGCACCCGGTCCCGCTCGCCGTTCCTGGTGGCAGTCCTGTGCGCTGTCGTCGCCGTCGCCGCCTCGACCGGGATCGTGGCCTCCCACCTGTTCTCGCAGCAGAGCACCCTGAAGTACGCGCTCACCGTCGCGGGCCCGGTGGCGGGCCTGGCGCTCGCGGCAGTGCAGCGGCGCAGTCTGCTCCTCGTCTTCCTCCTCACGGTCATGGCGCCGTTCTCGGTCGAGGCGACCTTCTCCGGGGTGAGCGTCACGCCCCTGTTCCTGCTCCTCGTCCCTGCCGCGGTCGCCGTCTACCTGCGCAGCAGTGCGGACCACGCCGGCCCCCGCAGCACGCTGCGGTCCGTGGGCTGGGTCGCCCTCGCGGCCGCCTCCACGTCCCTGCTGCGGACCTCGCACCCGACGCGCACGCTCACGCTCCTGTGCGTCACGGTCGTGGTGCCGCTGGTGGTCTCGCACGTCGTGGTCCGGGAGGAGCAGGGCCGGACCAGGGTCGCGCAGGCCCTCGTCTGCGCCGCCTCCCTCCAGGCGGTCCTCGCGCTGTACGAGGTGGCGACGCAGCACCGGCTCAACCTGTACGGCGGCCAGCAGAGCACGGACTACTTCTTCGCCTACGAGGACACCTTCCGACCCGCTGCCGCCATGCCGGACCCGATCTCCCTCGGGAACCTGCTGGCGCTCTCGCTCCCCATCGTGCTCGTGCTCGGCCTGTCGGCGAAGCGTGCGGTCGAGCGGGCAGCCTGTGCGGTGGTGGGGGTGGTCCTGGTCACGGCCCTCGCCTTCACGCTTTCCCGCATGAGCTGGATCGGGGCCACCGTGGGGATCGTCCTCGCGCTGGCGGTCATGCCCCGTCGCACGGCACTGCGGGGCGCGGGCTCCGTCGCGGGCCTCGGCCTGCTCGCGATCGCTGCGGCACTCTCGCTCGGAGGGCCCACCATCCGCGACAGGTTCGCCTCCATCCTCCGGCCCACGGGCGCCAAGGTCTCGACGCAGCAGGGGGATCTCGACCGGCTCCGCATCTGGCACGCCGCGAAGCAGGCGTTCTGGGAGCACCAGTGGACGGGTCTCGGCTTCGGCAACATCGACAAGTGGATCGTCGCGCGCGTACCAGGTCAGACCCTCGGGACGCACGCCCACGACGCGTACCTCAACGTCGCGGCTGAGGCTGGCGTCGTCGGTCTCGCAGCACTCGTCCTCGTGCTCCTCGCGGCCTGGACCGACATCTTCTCAGGCGCCGCTTCAGACCGCCTGTTCGCCGCTGGGACAGCAGGTGCGCTCGGGGCCGTCATGGTGGGGTGGGCGACGGACTACACCGTCCGGCTCCCGGCCGTCATGGCTGTCCTCGCCGTGCTGTTCGGCCTCATCAGCGGCACCGCGCGGCTCAGGGCCGGTGCCGCTGTGCAGCGCAGCGAGGCTGCCGGCCCGGGGACCTCGCGGTCCTGA
- a CDS encoding oligosaccharide flippase family protein, translating into MSVVDETPAPSASPEDGHSAGSAPEHGASLAKKVAGSAVNMIGRRVLLLVLSAVSTAALTRGMGPAQYGAFASALAVWTLLMSAGDTGFALLLGRDLAVTEERGALLSAAYRMQAVWAGLLTAVQLALAFAAGLDTVRGQCMLAFAVSVPFVSLNSARQVFTSFYKTGELVVADLAVTAAQVAVVVVGAVLGAGPVFFAGALSAGSLTTAVAVALMARRHVALQRSYRSLRRRVLRGVFELGGVAFMSRVYVSVDLILLGWLSATQVAIGQYAVATKVYTLVGTVPSLIVSSAMPALAALLRGDRVDFDAMLSKLWHWLLVLGMPVYVVSAVGAPFVIHALAGSSYDGSSGMLRILSVVGLVSVVNGFLGTVLVVRHMVPAMLVQNALAIVVNVVGNVVLVPRYDAVASAWVTLATELLICTASVVSLRRVVPFGQLARVSGRPLLALALSAAAGAALVRVPLLSAVLTLVVLVISGAVLGALPPELSRFTDKLPGPVRRILPT; encoded by the coding sequence ATGAGCGTCGTCGACGAAACGCCTGCGCCGTCGGCGAGCCCGGAGGACGGTCACAGCGCTGGGTCCGCTCCCGAGCACGGGGCGTCGCTCGCGAAGAAGGTCGCCGGCTCCGCCGTGAACATGATCGGGCGGCGCGTCCTCCTGCTCGTCCTGTCCGCGGTGTCCACCGCTGCCCTGACCCGGGGCATGGGGCCGGCGCAGTACGGTGCGTTCGCGTCCGCCCTGGCGGTCTGGACGCTGCTGATGAGCGCCGGCGACACCGGCTTCGCCCTCCTGCTCGGGCGCGACCTCGCCGTCACCGAGGAGCGCGGTGCCCTGCTGTCCGCCGCCTACCGCATGCAGGCGGTCTGGGCGGGCCTGCTGACCGCCGTGCAGCTGGCGCTGGCGTTCGCCGCCGGACTCGACACCGTGCGGGGCCAGTGCATGCTCGCGTTCGCGGTGAGCGTCCCGTTCGTCTCGCTGAACAGCGCTCGGCAGGTCTTCACCAGCTTCTACAAGACCGGCGAGCTCGTGGTGGCGGACCTCGCCGTGACCGCGGCCCAGGTCGCGGTCGTCGTCGTGGGAGCGGTCCTCGGTGCCGGTCCTGTCTTCTTCGCGGGCGCGCTCAGCGCCGGGTCGCTGACGACCGCGGTGGCTGTCGCGCTCATGGCGCGCCGTCACGTCGCACTGCAGCGGTCCTACCGCTCGCTCCGCCGGCGCGTGCTCCGCGGCGTGTTCGAGCTGGGCGGCGTCGCCTTCATGTCCCGGGTCTACGTCTCGGTGGACCTGATCCTGCTGGGGTGGCTGTCCGCGACGCAGGTGGCGATCGGCCAGTACGCGGTGGCGACCAAGGTGTACACGCTCGTGGGCACCGTGCCGAGCCTGATCGTCTCGTCGGCGATGCCCGCGCTGGCGGCGCTCCTGCGCGGCGACCGCGTCGACTTCGACGCGATGCTGTCCAAGCTGTGGCACTGGCTGCTGGTGCTGGGCATGCCCGTCTACGTCGTCTCGGCGGTCGGGGCTCCCTTCGTCATCCACGCGCTCGCCGGCTCGTCGTACGACGGGTCGTCCGGCATGCTCCGCATCCTCAGCGTGGTCGGCCTCGTCAGCGTGGTGAACGGCTTCCTGGGGACCGTCCTGGTCGTCCGGCACATGGTTCCCGCGATGCTCGTGCAGAACGCCCTGGCGATCGTCGTCAACGTCGTCGGCAACGTCGTCCTCGTGCCCCGCTACGACGCCGTGGCCTCCGCCTGGGTGACGCTGGCCACGGAGCTGCTCATCTGCACGGCCTCCGTCGTCTCTCTGCGGAGGGTCGTCCCCTTCGGCCAGCTCGCCAGGGTGTCAGGGCGTCCGCTGCTCGCGCTCGCCCTCAGCGCAGCTGCCGGTGCCGCGCTCGTGCGCGTACCGCTGCTGTCCGCGGTCCTCACCCTCGTCGTGCTCGTGATCTCGGGCGCGGTCCTCGGTGCCCTCCCCCCCGAGCTCAGTCGCTTCACCGACAAGCTCCCTGGCCCGGTCCGGCGGATCCTGCCGACCTGA
- a CDS encoding glycosyltransferase family 4 protein, with protein sequence MRIVLATPAAEAGGVWKHVLDLAAGFQQRGHQVTVALPPGAEPRMTEAADRLGLRAAPLQESRSLQADVWHLHLPKSLEWGALKWMAGARRVRGRATIVTEHLPRVPATDPTLPWDPGVVLGRAKPGAALAKTALKKAMLLPADRVIAVSEHSRRFLLSRYGLRPERVVAVPNGVVPPEVVEPVPDPEGVLRVLSVGALHFRKGYDVLLDAAALSSGTWSVSVIGEGREMEAIRARAAELPRTSVDLLGWRPDAARAAEAAHVLCLPSRSEAMPYSVLEAMACGRAVVASAVDGVPELVEDGVTGLLVPPDDPSALAAALDRLDKDRAAVLEMGAAGRARLLSRFTLETMLESTLRVYESA encoded by the coding sequence GTGCGCATCGTCCTCGCGACCCCCGCAGCAGAGGCCGGCGGCGTCTGGAAGCACGTCCTCGACCTCGCAGCCGGCTTCCAGCAGCGGGGTCACCAGGTGACCGTCGCGCTGCCTCCCGGCGCGGAGCCGCGGATGACCGAGGCCGCAGACAGGCTGGGGCTCCGCGCTGCTCCGCTGCAGGAGTCCCGCTCCCTCCAGGCCGACGTCTGGCACCTGCACCTGCCCAAGTCCCTCGAGTGGGGCGCGCTGAAGTGGATGGCGGGCGCACGTCGCGTCCGGGGGCGCGCGACCATCGTGACGGAGCACCTGCCGCGGGTCCCCGCGACCGACCCGACCCTGCCGTGGGACCCGGGCGTCGTGCTGGGCAGGGCCAAGCCCGGTGCGGCACTGGCGAAGACGGCGCTCAAGAAGGCGATGCTCCTCCCCGCCGACCGTGTGATCGCGGTCAGCGAGCACTCGCGCCGGTTCCTGCTCTCGCGCTACGGGTTGCGGCCGGAGCGTGTCGTGGCAGTGCCCAACGGGGTGGTCCCGCCCGAGGTCGTCGAGCCCGTCCCGGACCCGGAGGGGGTCCTGCGCGTGCTCAGCGTCGGCGCCCTGCACTTCCGCAAGGGGTACGACGTGCTGCTCGACGCCGCTGCGCTCTCGTCGGGCACGTGGTCGGTGTCGGTGATCGGCGAGGGACGGGAGATGGAGGCCATCCGGGCCAGGGCGGCCGAGCTGCCGAGGACCTCCGTCGACCTGCTCGGGTGGCGACCCGACGCCGCTCGCGCAGCTGAGGCGGCGCACGTCCTCTGCCTGCCCTCGCGCTCGGAGGCCATGCCCTACTCGGTGCTCGAGGCCATGGCGTGCGGTCGTGCGGTCGTCGCCTCGGCCGTGGACGGGGTCCCCGAGCTCGTGGAGGACGGTGTCACCGGTCTGCTGGTCCCCCCCGACGACCCCTCCGCCCTGGCCGCCGCCCTGGACCGGCTCGACAAGGACCGCGCGGCGGTCCTGGAGATGGGCGCGGCGGGACGTGCGCGGCTGCTGTCGCGCTTCACCCTCGAGACGATGCTGGAGTCCACGTTGCGCGTCTACGAGTCGGCATGA
- a CDS encoding Wzz/FepE/Etk N-terminal domain-containing protein, translating to MSDTAPTRLDAIWPAKWLIVAVALLLGAGVFLYVKAQPVSYSAQSSVRVTVPQTKNGARDSALASEELAAQYAQYATSTDVRSSAEKRLGAGVGQVTAVPLNNYNLIAVTASGSTAKQAAARSNAVAEALVDYVTTVNSSVVSAASKRVKAQLDSLDSQITSIRAQIKKLQAVAQGTGRAADLAQAEVASQQSLLSNLLNVQQNTLSGSTNDILVGQPDVAVVDQPQVGSPVTKHAPLYAVVAFLVALLALSEVAVLRARVRARGRTTRSSRSSSSGAAPEDEQGLDIPNTLANGNAPAATRPSASARSLR from the coding sequence GTGAGCGACACCGCACCCACCCGCCTCGATGCCATCTGGCCGGCCAAGTGGCTGATCGTCGCCGTCGCCCTGCTGCTCGGCGCCGGCGTGTTCCTGTACGTCAAGGCGCAGCCGGTCTCCTACTCCGCGCAGTCGAGCGTCCGCGTCACCGTGCCGCAGACCAAGAACGGCGCCCGCGACTCCGCGCTCGCCTCGGAGGAGCTGGCGGCGCAGTACGCGCAGTACGCGACGAGCACGGACGTCCGCTCGTCGGCGGAGAAGCGGCTCGGCGCCGGCGTCGGTCAGGTGACTGCGGTGCCGCTGAACAACTACAACCTCATCGCGGTGACCGCCAGCGGCAGCACGGCGAAGCAGGCTGCTGCCCGGTCGAACGCCGTCGCCGAGGCGCTGGTCGACTACGTGACGACCGTGAACTCGTCGGTGGTGAGCGCTGCTTCCAAGCGGGTGAAGGCGCAGCTCGACTCGCTCGACAGCCAGATCACCTCGATCCGCGCCCAGATCAAGAAGCTCCAGGCGGTGGCCCAGGGCACGGGTCGCGCCGCCGACCTCGCTCAGGCCGAGGTGGCGAGCCAGCAGTCGCTGCTGTCGAACCTCCTCAACGTCCAGCAGAACACGCTCAGCGGGTCGACCAACGACATCCTCGTCGGTCAGCCCGACGTCGCCGTGGTGGACCAGCCGCAGGTCGGGTCTCCCGTCACGAAGCACGCTCCGCTCTACGCGGTCGTGGCCTTCCTCGTGGCCCTGCTTGCCCTGAGCGAGGTCGCCGTCCTCCGCGCCCGGGTGCGGGCGCGCGGCCGTACGACCCGGTCGTCCCGCTCGTCCTCGTCGGGTGCTGCGCCCGAGGACGAGCAGGGCCTGGACATCCCCAACACCCTGGCCAACGGCAACGCGCCTGCCGCGACGCGCCCCAGCGCCTCCGCTCGCTCCCTGCGCTGA
- a CDS encoding glycosyltransferase yields the protein MRALRVLHVTQPTTAGVARWVAALAQDQSSRGWDVTVASPQGWIQEECERLGVRHVLWEASRSPGRSTRGEIRTLRQIVRRGGFDVVHLHSSKAGLAGRLALRGALPTVFQPHCWSFQAAGGAMGRASLAWEKFAARWASSIVCVSNEEKRIGAEAGIPADRLVVIRNGVDLKTWTARSNADRAAARAQLGVESGVPVVVTVGRLAEQKGQDLLLAAWPKVREAVPEARLYLVGDGPMRPQLEQLARSTEGVHLIGDTDGVADWYAAADVVALPSRWEGLALAVLEAAASGRSVVATNVSGMEEVLSEDGASGGAVVPLESPELATELANAVIARLRDPQLALSEGDHGRARVEAAFDLREAARQTAVLAVDLASTGRTPLFERESAVASTLQVEP from the coding sequence ATGAGAGCGCTGCGCGTGCTGCACGTGACCCAACCGACGACCGCCGGAGTCGCCCGCTGGGTGGCCGCCCTAGCCCAGGACCAGTCGTCGCGCGGCTGGGACGTGACCGTGGCCTCCCCCCAGGGCTGGATCCAGGAGGAGTGCGAGCGCCTCGGCGTGCGGCACGTCCTCTGGGAGGCCAGCCGCTCGCCCGGGCGCAGCACCCGGGGTGAGATCCGCACCTTGCGGCAGATCGTCCGCCGCGGCGGCTTCGACGTCGTGCACCTCCACAGCAGCAAGGCCGGTCTCGCCGGCCGGCTCGCCCTGCGCGGCGCGCTGCCGACGGTGTTCCAGCCGCACTGCTGGTCGTTCCAGGCCGCGGGCGGCGCCATGGGCCGGGCCTCCCTCGCCTGGGAGAAGTTCGCCGCCCGCTGGGCCTCCAGCATCGTCTGCGTCTCCAACGAGGAGAAGCGGATCGGCGCCGAGGCCGGCATCCCCGCGGACCGCCTCGTGGTCATCCGCAACGGCGTCGACCTCAAGACCTGGACCGCACGATCCAACGCCGACCGGGCTGCAGCCCGCGCCCAGCTCGGCGTCGAGTCGGGGGTCCCCGTCGTCGTCACCGTCGGGCGGCTGGCTGAGCAGAAGGGCCAGGACCTGCTCCTGGCCGCATGGCCCAAGGTGCGCGAGGCGGTGCCGGAGGCGCGCCTCTACCTCGTGGGTGACGGCCCGATGCGCCCGCAGCTCGAGCAGCTCGCGCGCTCGACGGAGGGCGTCCACCTCATCGGGGACACCGACGGAGTCGCGGACTGGTACGCCGCGGCCGACGTCGTCGCGCTGCCCTCCCGCTGGGAGGGCCTCGCGCTCGCCGTGCTCGAGGCGGCGGCGTCGGGTCGCAGCGTCGTGGCCACGAACGTGTCGGGCATGGAGGAGGTGCTGAGCGAGGACGGCGCGTCGGGAGGGGCGGTCGTCCCCCTCGAGAGCCCCGAACTCGCGACGGAGCTGGCCAACGCGGTCATCGCCCGCCTGCGCGACCCCCAGCTGGCGCTGTCCGAGGGCGACCACGGTCGCGCGAGGGTGGAGGCGGCCTTCGACCTGCGTGAAGCCGCGCGGCAGACGGCAGTCCTGGCCGTCGACCTCGCGTCGACGGGGCGGACGCCGCTCTTCGAGCGGGAGTCCGCGGTGGCGTCGACGCTGCAGGTCGAGCCGTAG